The Moraxella osloensis genome contains a region encoding:
- the pdxH gene encoding pyridoxamine 5'-phosphate oxidase, giving the protein MSIDFTSQRLSYEQGELIESHLPKQPFSLLQTWVQQAIDAKQGEAYAFSLATCGSDRQPSVRTLLMREIIQLDNAGIGLVFYTNYDSAKGCDLATNPNAEALFFWPSLERQIRLTGAVQKVSREQSAQYFHSRPRDSQLAAWVSEPQSSVVASREVMEDKFAQLTVQYEGNPIPLPEFWGGYLLTVEKIEFWQGRANRMHDRIVYSLDGEQWVMERLLP; this is encoded by the coding sequence ATGAGTATTGATTTTACCAGTCAACGATTATCGTATGAGCAAGGCGAGCTTATCGAATCACACTTGCCAAAGCAGCCGTTTAGCTTACTACAAACTTGGGTGCAGCAAGCGATTGATGCCAAGCAAGGAGAAGCGTATGCGTTTTCACTGGCGACTTGTGGAAGTGATAGGCAGCCAAGTGTGCGCACCTTACTCATGCGTGAAATTATCCAATTGGATAACGCAGGCATTGGCCTCGTGTTTTATACCAATTACGACAGTGCCAAAGGCTGTGATTTGGCGACCAACCCCAATGCTGAAGCATTATTTTTTTGGCCGAGCCTAGAAAGACAAATCCGTCTTACCGGCGCTGTGCAAAAAGTTAGCCGTGAACAATCCGCGCAGTATTTTCATAGCCGTCCCCGTGACAGTCAATTAGCTGCTTGGGTCAGCGAGCCACAAAGCAGCGTGGTTGCCAGCCGCGAGGTAATGGAAGACAAATTTGCCCAATTAACTGTGCAGTATGAGGGCAACCCAATCCCTTTACCAGAATTTTGGGGTGGCTATCTGCTGACGGTAGAGAAAATCGAATTTTGGCAGGGTAGAGCCAATCGTATGCACGACCGCATCGTCTATTCGCTAGATGGCGAGCAATGGGTGATGGAACGTTTATTACCTTAA
- a CDS encoding Bax inhibitor-1/YccA family membrane protein produces the protein MANPIISRAELAVSTTPMTVKGVIRKTSFLLGLTTLSGVGFFGYCLATGVTSGFVSVAALASILVAFVLSMVIISKPHIAKTLAIPYAILEGIVIGAISLFASIKFPTVAPTALVATFVTAAVMLALYRSGVIKVTEKFRSVMMSAVIAIMLVYLVQIGFSLFGSSLPYLFSGGVVAIGFSLLVIVIASLSLLLDFDSVERAYAAGVDESYEWVLSVGILSTLVWMYIEFVRLLRSLQN, from the coding sequence ATGGCAAATCCGATTATATCTCGCGCTGAACTTGCGGTTAGTACGACACCGATGACGGTCAAAGGGGTCATCCGAAAAACCTCTTTTCTGTTAGGTTTGACGACCTTATCGGGTGTTGGATTTTTTGGCTATTGCTTAGCTACTGGCGTCACTTCAGGTTTTGTGAGTGTCGCGGCTTTAGCCAGTATCTTGGTGGCTTTTGTATTGAGTATGGTGATTATCTCAAAACCCCACATAGCTAAGACATTGGCAATTCCCTATGCCATTTTAGAGGGCATCGTGATTGGCGCGATTTCCCTGTTTGCGAGTATTAAGTTTCCCACGGTTGCCCCGACTGCTCTAGTCGCAACTTTTGTGACCGCTGCCGTGATGCTGGCGCTTTATCGCAGTGGCGTGATTAAAGTGACCGAAAAATTTCGTTCTGTGATGATGTCTGCTGTGATTGCTATCATGCTGGTGTATCTGGTACAAATCGGGTTTAGCCTCTTTGGTAGCTCACTGCCGTATTTGTTTAGCGGTGGCGTGGTGGCTATTGGTTTTAGCTTGCTGGTGATTGTGATTGCATCACTGAGCTTGTTATTAGATTTTGACAGTGTTGAGCGAGCCTATGCCGCAGGGGTGGATGAAAGCTATGAATGGGTCTTAAGCGTTGGTATCTTATCAACACTGGTATGGATGTATATTGAATTTGTACGTTTACTGCGTTCACTGCAAAACTAA
- a CDS encoding NAD(+) kinase codes for MTSTFIPNPAFGRIGIMGRANKPSVIQSIYQICDFFHEQGLPLLIDHQTARLPALDFARLGNIATIERSLLGGACDLVIVVGGDGSLLHAAQVLVKHKVPVVGVNRGRLGFLTDIYPDDLNIKLTSILQGHYQLEDRFLLKMEIRQGAHVIYEDMALNDIVLHAGKSVHMLDFHLKIDGLNVYRQHSDGLIASTPTGSTAYALSGGGPIIHPSMDAICLVPMHPHTLSSRPIVVSGNSEIKIRIHKDNRTQPMVSADGKPSVPLNQNQRLVIHKHPNKLTLLHPPGVDFFEACRTKLGWNSYAEEFSMDN; via the coding sequence ATGACGTCCACATTTATTCCCAATCCTGCCTTTGGGCGTATCGGCATTATGGGTCGTGCCAACAAGCCAAGTGTCATTCAAAGTATCTACCAAATTTGTGACTTTTTTCATGAGCAAGGGTTGCCTTTACTAATTGACCATCAGACAGCACGGTTGCCGGCATTGGATTTTGCGCGTTTGGGCAACATTGCTACGATTGAGCGCAGTTTGCTAGGCGGTGCTTGTGATTTGGTCATTGTGGTCGGTGGTGATGGCTCGCTGCTACATGCCGCGCAAGTATTGGTCAAACACAAAGTGCCAGTGGTGGGGGTAAACCGCGGACGTTTAGGGTTTTTAACTGACATTTATCCTGATGATTTAAACATAAAATTGACCAGTATTTTACAAGGTCATTATCAGCTTGAAGATCGATTCTTGTTAAAGATGGAAATCCGTCAAGGTGCACATGTGATTTATGAAGATATGGCGCTAAATGACATTGTGCTGCACGCAGGTAAATCAGTGCATATGCTAGATTTTCATTTAAAAATTGATGGGCTAAATGTCTATCGTCAGCACAGTGATGGTCTGATTGCATCGACACCCACGGGTTCGACCGCTTATGCGCTATCAGGTGGCGGGCCGATTATTCATCCTAGTATGGATGCCATTTGTCTGGTGCCTATGCATCCACATACCTTATCAAGCCGCCCGATTGTGGTCAGCGGCAACAGCGAAATCAAAATCCGTATCCATAAAGATAATCGCACCCAGCCGATGGTGAGCGCCGATGGGAAACCGTCGGTGCCGCTTAACCAAAACCAGCGTTTAGTGATTCACAAGCATCCCAACAAACTCACGTTATTACACCCACCTGGGGTAGATTTTTTTGAAGCTTGTCGTACCAAACTTGGTTGGAATAGCTACGCGGAAGAATTTAGTATGGATAATTAA
- a CDS encoding lytic murein transglycosylase, whose protein sequence is MYVKYPSSIVSLSLCLLHRFAGQKLALPVSLAALLAACSSAPIHTQPQKLPGTLPTAPVVITAPPKVTPVPPVTVPTNQYSSFYQWKSDFIERAVQKGYPRADVERLLSSANYSEQVVSLDKGQPEFAKMPWEYIDGAASSGRVSGGQRNFASQSALLERIENQYGVPASIVTAIWGMESSYGQGTGNSSLVNSLATLAYDGRRRSFAEDQLLALLSLLERGDIDWSQLRGSWAGGMGHTQFIPKTWLDEAVDGNGDGHRNPWHTADALASTASYLKNAGWQRGMGSYYEVRLPNGFDYRQVSTKKTMADWQNLGVQFITPNAPMDAVAELWLPAGKEGPAILLTKNFDAIKVYNNSSNYAMGVSLLAKAIIGQPGLQQSWPRYEQPLATYEVRQLQQRLTAMGYDTKGTDGVVGTNTKLAFQRWQADHNQIPDGFISKRSASGLIN, encoded by the coding sequence ATGTATGTTAAATATCCGTCGTCTATCGTCTCTTTATCGCTCTGTTTGTTGCATCGTTTTGCTGGTCAAAAACTGGCATTGCCTGTCAGCTTAGCGGCATTGTTGGCAGCTTGTTCATCAGCACCTATTCATACCCAACCCCAAAAATTACCAGGTACGTTGCCGACTGCCCCTGTGGTGATTACGGCACCCCCGAAAGTCACGCCCGTGCCACCTGTGACTGTTCCAACCAATCAATACAGCAGCTTTTATCAGTGGAAATCGGATTTTATTGAACGCGCCGTGCAAAAAGGTTACCCCCGTGCTGATGTTGAACGCTTGCTGTCTAGTGCCAACTACAGCGAACAAGTGGTATCACTGGATAAAGGACAGCCTGAATTTGCCAAAATGCCTTGGGAATATATTGATGGTGCTGCGTCGAGTGGTCGTGTTAGTGGGGGTCAGCGCAATTTTGCCAGCCAAAGCGCCCTACTTGAGCGCATTGAAAATCAGTATGGTGTGCCGGCCTCTATTGTGACTGCCATTTGGGGCATGGAATCTTCTTACGGTCAAGGCACAGGCAACTCATCACTGGTCAATAGTTTGGCGACATTGGCATATGATGGTCGCCGCCGCAGTTTTGCAGAGGATCAGCTGCTCGCGCTGTTATCGCTGCTTGAGCGTGGTGATATTGATTGGTCGCAACTGCGCGGCTCTTGGGCAGGTGGCATGGGGCATACCCAATTTATTCCCAAAACTTGGTTAGATGAAGCAGTAGATGGCAATGGTGATGGTCATCGTAACCCTTGGCATACCGCTGATGCGTTAGCCTCTACCGCAAGCTATCTTAAAAATGCCGGCTGGCAACGTGGTATGGGCTCGTACTATGAGGTACGATTACCGAATGGTTTTGATTATCGCCAGGTCAGTACCAAAAAAACCATGGCAGACTGGCAAAATTTAGGTGTTCAGTTTATCACCCCAAATGCGCCTATGGATGCGGTGGCAGAATTGTGGCTTCCTGCGGGTAAAGAGGGTCCTGCGATTTTATTAACCAAAAATTTTGATGCCATTAAGGTCTACAATAATTCCTCCAATTATGCCATGGGGGTGAGCTTACTTGCCAAAGCCATTATCGGGCAGCCAGGCTTACAGCAATCTTGGCCGCGCTATGAGCAGCCACTTGCTACTTATGAAGTCCGCCAACTGCAACAGCGTTTGACGGCAATGGGTTATGATACCAAAGGCACAGACGGCGTCGTAGGCACCAATACCAAATTGGCATTTCAGCGCTGGCAAGCCGATCATAACCAAATTCCAGATGGATTTATCTCAAAACGCTCGGCAAGTGGGCTGATTAATTAA
- a CDS encoding pyrimidine/purine nucleoside phosphorylase produces the protein MLKVNQYFDGNVASIGFQTATLPATVGVMKVGEYEFGTSQFETMTVISGAISALLPNQTDWQTFKAHETFTVDANQKFKVKIDEETAYLCTYQDK, from the coding sequence ATGCTAAAAGTCAATCAATATTTTGATGGGAATGTGGCATCAATCGGTTTTCAAACAGCCACCCTACCTGCGACCGTGGGCGTGATGAAAGTAGGCGAATACGAGTTTGGCACGAGTCAATTTGAAACCATGACCGTCATTAGCGGGGCTATCTCGGCACTATTGCCAAACCAAACTGATTGGCAAACTTTTAAAGCCCATGAAACCTTTACCGTCGATGCCAACCAAAAATTCAAGGTAAAAATTGACGAAGAAACGGCTTATCTTTGCACTTACCAAGATAAATAA